In Leishmania panamensis strain MHOM/PA/94/PSC-1 chromosome 18 sequence, the following proteins share a genomic window:
- a CDS encoding hypothetical protein (TriTrypDB/GeneDB-style sysID: LpmP.18.0850): MRSTDLSPAPQSTGRGAAVVQNDNTAASAFPDDPTTARAATATAAEMPVAYPSSSILYTLLQDLGLTATAQALCEELQRQQSHTVRLSPPSVPSLPSQVSEVFVALSHGNGATSPHSLGTLPSPSPYTADVSSSRHKAHAPTSSSVEPLSASVATAFPVTAVQCATPVSPRSSLAGVTSGELQRKLQSHCHTSQCTRAIASLAACAIEPLLVLSAASPASASTTAIATPLQLVDTLTTLWRADLRTASGVADAAVAVGGNSHRDDAFQVAALIARAAWCEVRITELVFTQELHLAYTSAAATALSAAGQPLQEAQRELVEVAGQLVAALQELRTACGAAVARGHGASAPSSVASDVSSTHVGVVIASSIVSHLHSKSIGWLRNAECVMAWVLRRHGAFDPSADAAQTSSGAQQQQQQRKRRCLEPPATATSSELSPDQVCSSVPSPLLKPLQDVILGFSTVTSAPAPSYQQCLDAEIERSAATQVKSGVARETEPIPAAASRGACVFSSVRIPVTVRVAMTVQRVKLLLTLISALVYNGEDSILCVLGAAAADRIRTWWTRQSAMLAQFLVQCAHQLNSVLTPSLAHSSAGVQAAPPPRLRAPSAASEAVVLSLQDQLEALAAEVLLCAYPAAAIASPGPQGNRLALCMRLMNAIQKAHDTRTTRLDWYALKKCTAASAAAAAAANTAMSARSPLSALTDVVLSPLSSASSPTYDSEVSSITSPAWTLRVPSPPGSDLRRAAEPPMSSTLAHRSSIGSDISSISDSLEAARTAAQVLQWKPHFTQLLATIATGRWQAQYDAPQTPYPGSRYHRLRLHMKDALRHAQELLRLQPRFQVGARGVVYPPHPTLGSDPDAGVPLSVVEQLPRMLQLATLQDARVLQRCVEHRLAREAKSSGRNAVPAEISTIRDSSGGAAVVPAASLTGQHGVSPALVAHPRTTGLNINTRTSEYRSATSVLAAATVTAIRRPHISTPTEEPATPASARPSEGQRDATLRRGTGAGVRGTDASTLSTTEEVVMTEAQASSPPLPVPSEAEPSSSRISPPDTETGSFALDAAAAGVTTSPEPQWQNGDEENDEEEGAVEDPQLDRWHLQDEEAQEELEEVDEEAAAVLDEGDDIDWAQSEVQEEEEGEEDAEEAGSQASSADMDYERAEDDMKEEVECIEATPDGRLLALLTARGRLMVLRLQPHDSIRHYEEEVLIDTSLPNMPSREKRLQWYESLSSFVHFSPCHRFVLAAVQFAVVELKPSAVCAIARAQSGGAGQLNIYSLHRNGDDSEETGSDGGGDLEPEDQSSASAAIVGICERLHNLVGPVTDRLYGTFHPHSGPCLSARWVDPRWWGGGRRSRWANSAIEPLNSTSAAATVLVHCMKRGEVAGKSIGPLPPAKDLAAEHSTVPKSWRAAAGVLLSEYQCVSVGIDDLILRWLPACGVVLQRILAEPVQDIVVSPLMAAFYVTSDSGDLYMYDAWDERNVTDGHPCGAGGNADSCNMYNKNPSTAPSRRLILPVTEEGHPIFHRVGRTQQQQQQQQQEWSLRRDTLEDPDAADQVYSNRSSAHYTGPVTPVFQRVVDPSRGTSGSQLHGPFHPHHSYYSENIADVQDGFSGGEDDGGEEGSEATQSRLTRGPVQDSSHCRSGGQAKTGADSVGWTRLPQHLRWLLPHHWAAHTPWDAQLGRRIIRNLLRQTHTATPTDTGELFYERDAETPDVPATLAGAGNEGDQPSLTDEQGSPGDAHGRRHGHAERNAAYGNSSSRQDASSSDEDGSHDTAEREYAYTNGADYDDDDDGARRPLPSNVIYGGGRSHIASEATAAAAAGAKGIPVSVLECAAHPTPARGPLQRAYYPSGTCLVYKSVAKALCNTGDLTDRQMQNEMGPGGSTHHLLNMAFSGEPQWMSEQRLWDREAEEAGASQTWHRSSHQSGAAADYNDCGDAYDGATRQQRNGDTGPNTFDRPSAPLTQWSTAALARLLLWKDYFSTSHHLAEPKAETWAQWESDVLATTYHADVLPLSYSRLAGSSREPRWSAAELLAARGYLGPRDAWRHCAPTSQRGLAATARNGRYLCIMASVGPYRKLVNPREPLRDMPGLYACVVFDVYAGAVLRVIPVCPTELSGLRGRCMWTSERHESDPKAPIYRLPCTVTVVPLPASSAARATAGKGTSQSSPARACGGSNELPRGLHSSRNLPAAASYNEGVVGDEEDGEPAEVVALTIGGLGNCVYVFDALSGRRLALEEETTRHCGESAAAAYEASVLAAKARTKAGGAQSESVRPNFVSPMPHIAATPAAAPTGPSSLSLASVTAASRTLPASIRKPADVLASVATWGRGTGFDGITDRSSSTASSPDPSPMRGMGVIGEESSISVQPNHSTPDTETAVAAAALAMPEAVAQSGAPVPWLLQDTGLSQLQGWHLRGILWWVHKHPQPSTLYGGGDDGGGATDERDASWSLDSPSWGEAGAPANGGSVSGNSSTRAAATRLRGTVTNGGASNNAVAPSLSSTSSTSAASSALSFFYQTLLGVSGMTGSAAVPPPPASSATSAQPHFRQAHAAGSSPSALSAAAARAVYPSYGPAWRQRRRRLLERLLRHYDVGMLWQAYVTLFCVSTTATNSLAPQSAVYSLVQWALSTDRAATTAAALLGPSDSHTRWIWCLTHASRADSKGPSAPSKQLRLTGNTGRREMVRSHDLQHSGVGGGGTNGGVNTRSTIPFAQILQQREDFMAELQALDAQQQQAAASPARSCVSDQAKPLLSCVRAQAMAEGTLPLAAKARGAQQQQQQRSAAAAVAHESSSSAAVRLPPSHHQNQLHVEVVNCVATWFDANGGFYVCCGSEDGGLYIMGGNVTD; encoded by the coding sequence ATGCGCTCCACCGATCTGTCGCCGGCACCCCAGAGTACGGGAAGAGGCGCGGCGGTCGTACAAAATGACAATACTGCGGCCTCTGCTTTTCCAGACGATCCCACCACAGCccgagcagcaacagcaacagcagcagagatgcCCGTCGCATATCCCTCGTCCTCCATTCTCTATACACTCTTGCAGGACCTTGGGCTGACGGCAACAGCGCAGGCCCTGTGTGAAGAACTCCAACGACAGCAGTCACACACCGTGCGGCTATCACCACCCTCCGTCCCCTCCCTGCCGTCGCAGGTGAGCGAAGTCTTTGTCGCCTTGTCCCACGGCAACGGAGCGACatccccccactccctcgGGACGTTGCCGTCGCCATCACCGTATACAGCAGATGTGTCATCTTCCAGACACAAGGCCCATGCCCCGACATCCTCCTCCGTGGAGCCACTGTCAGCCAGCGTGGCAACTGCATTCCCGGTGACGGCTGTGCAATGTGCTACTCCCGTATCACCCAGATCGAGCCTCGCTGGTGTCACCAGCGGGGAGCTGCAGCGTAAGTTGCAGTCGCACTGTCATACCTCCCAGTGTACAAGGGCGATCGCTAGCCTTGCTGCCTGCGCTATCGAGCCTCTTCTGGTACTGTCGGCTGCCTCccctgcctccgcctccacaaCCGCCATCGCCACACCGTTGCAGCTCGTGGACACACTGACAACCCTATGGCGCGCTGATCTGCGCACAGCCTCTGGGGTGGCCGATGCTGCTGTAGCAGTCGGGGGGAACAGCCACCGAGATGATGCGTTCCAAGTTGCCGCCCTCATCGCACGGGCGGCGTGGTGTGAAGTGCGCATCACAGAGCTCGTCTTCACGCAGGAATTACACCTCGCTTacacctccgcagcggcgactgcTCTGTCAGCGGCTGGGCAGCCACTGCAGGAGGCCCAACGTGAGCTTGTGGAGGTTGCTGGTCAActggtggcggcgttgcAGGAGCTACGCACAGCATGCGGAGCTGCCGTGGCGCGGGGACACGGAGCGTCTGCTCCTTCATCTGTCGCCTCAGACGTTTCTTCCACCCATGTGGGTGTCGTGATTGCCTCCTCGATAGTATCTCACCTGCACAGCAAGTCCATCGGTTGGCTGCGCAACGCGGAGTGTGTCATGGCGTGGGTGCTGCGTCGTCATGGCGCCTTTGATCCATCGGCAGATGCCGCGCAAACGTCATCgggggcgcagcagcagcagcagcagcgtaaGCGAAGGTGCCTCGAGCCTCCCGCCACAGCCACATCGTCTGAGCTCTCGCCTGACCAGGTGTGTAGCAGCGTCCCTTCACCACTTCTGAAGCCTCTGCAGGATGTTATTCTGGGCTTTTCCACTGTCACctcagcgcctgcgccgtcCTACCAGCAGTGCCTCGATGCCGAGATCGAGCGgtcggcagcgacgcaggtAAAGAGCGGAGTGGCACGAGAAACTGAACCAAtaccggcggcggcctcccgcggtgcgtgtgtcttctcCTCCGTCCGCATCCCAGTCACCGTGCGGGTGGCGATGACGGTGCAGCgcgtgaagctgctgctcaccttAATTAGCGCGCTTGTGTACAACGGCGAGGACTCCATCCTCTGCGTGCTgggagccgctgcggccgaTCGGATTCGCACTTGGTGGACTCGCCAGAGTGCAATGTTGGCGCAGTTCTTGGTGCAGTGTGCGCACCAGCTGAATAGCGTATTGACTCCATCCCTTGCGCATTCATCTGCTGGGGTGCAGgccgctccgccgccacggctCCGAGCCCCCTCTGCCGCGTCCGAGGCGGTTGTGCTTTCCTTGCAAGACCAGCTTgaggcgctggcagcggAAGTTCTGCTGTGCGCGTACCCGGCCGCGGCCATCGCATCGCCGGGGCCGCAGGGCAATCGGCTCGCTCTCTGTATGCGCTTGATGAACGCGATCCAGAAGGCGCACGACACTCGCACGACGCGTCTGGATTGGTATGCGCTGAAAAAGTGCaccgcagcatcagcagcagcagcagcagcagcaaacaccGCGATGTCTGCCAggtctcccctctctgcactCACCGACGTCGTCCTCAGCCCTCtctccagcgccagcagcccGACGTACGATAGCGAAGTCTCGTCCATTACCTCCCCTGCATGGACTCTGCGCGTGCCAAGTCCGCCCGGCTCGGATCTGCGCAGGGCAGCCGAGCCACCAATGTCATCCACGCTGGCGCACCGGAGCAGCATTGGCagcgacatcagcagcataTCCGACTCGCTGGAAGCCGCCCGCACTGCGGCTCAAGTCCTCCAGTGGAAGCCCCACTTCACCCAACTCCTCGCCACCATTGCCACGGGGCGCTGGCAGGCACAGTATGATGCACCGCAGACGCCCTACCCCGGCTCTCGCTACCACCGTTTGCGCCTCCACATGAAGGATGCCCTGCGGCACGCACAAGAGCTGCTTCGGTTGCAGCCGCGCTTTCAGGTCGGGGCGCGCGGTGTCGTCTATCCTCCCCACCCTACTCTCGGCAGCGACCCGGACGCTGGCGTCCCGCTCTCAgtggtggagcagctgccgcgcatgCTGCAACTGGCCACACTGCAAGACGCACGCGTGCTGCAGAGGTGCGTGGAACATCGACTGGCTCGAGAGGCGAAGTCTAGTGGACGCAATGCAGTGCCCGCAGAGATCAGCACAATCCGTGATAgtagcggtggtgcagcagtaGTGCCAGCGGCGTCGTTGACAGGTCAGCATGGCGTGTCGCCTGCGTTAGTCGCACACCCACGGACGACTGGGCTCAACATCAACACCCGCACAAGCGAGTATCGCAGCGCAACTTCTGTGTTGGCTGCGGCCACTGTGACGGCGATCAGGCGTCCCCACATTTCTACACCGACGGAGGAGCCCGCCACGCCCGCCAGCGCGAGGCCGTCAGAAGGGCAGAGAGACGCCACTCTGCGCAGAGGGACGGGTGCAGGTGTGCGCGGCACTGACGCGTCAACGTTGTCGACCACTGAAGAGGTGGTAATGACGGAGGCACAAGCGTCCTCACCTCCGTTGCCAGTGCCGTCGGAGGCGGAGCCCAGTAGCAGTAGGATCAGTCCCCCCGACACCGAGACAGGCTCCTTCGCCCTTgacgcggcggctgccgGCGTGACAACCTCGCCAGAGCCGCAGTGGCAGAATGGTGACGAGGAgaacgacgaggaggaaggtgCAGTAGAGGACCCGCAGCTTGACCGCTGGCACTTGcaagacgaggaggcgcaagAGGAGCTTGAAGAGGTCGACGAGGAAGCGGCTGCCGTGCTTGACGAGGGCGACGACATTGACTGGGCGCAGAGCGAAGTccaagaggaggaagagggggaggaggatgcgGAAGAGGCCGGGTCTCAGGCGTCCTCAGCCGACATGGACTACGAACGTGCCGAGGATGACatgaaagaggaggtggagtgcATCGAGGCAACGCCGGATGGGCggctgctcgcgctgctcaCTGCGCGCGGGCGGCTCATGGTGCTTCGGCTGCAGCCTCACGACTCGATACGGCACTATGAAGAGGAAGTTCTCATCGACACCAGCCTCCCAAACATGCCGTCGCGTGAGAAGCGACTGCAGTGGTATGAGTCACTGAGCTCCTTCGTGcacttctctccctgccaccgcttcgtcctcgctgcggtgcagtTCGCCGTGGTGGAGCTGAAGCCGAGCGCGGTCTGTGCGATAGCCCGTGCGCAGAGTGGGGGCGCTGGACAGCTCAATATATACTCGCTTCATCGTaacggcgacgacagcgaggaaACCGgaagcgacggcggtggtgatcTCGAGCCGGAGGACCAGAGCAGTGCGTCAGCAGCAATCGTTGGCATCTGTGAGCGCCTTCATAACCTAGTTGGCCCTGTCACCGACCGGCTCTACGGGACCTTCCATCCTCACAGCGGGCCCTGTCTGTCGGCGCGCTGGGTGGACCCGCGctggtggggaggaggtcgccgcagcaggtggGCCAACAGCGCCATTGAGCCGCTGAACAGCACaagcgcggcagcaacagTCCTGGTACACTGCATGAAGAGGGGCGAAGTAGCAGGGAAGAGCATCGGCCCCCTCCCACCTGCTAAAGACTTGGCGGCAGAGCACAGCACAGTACCGAAGAGTTGGCGTGCTGCggctggtgtgctgctgagcgAGTACCAGTGCGTCTCGGTTGGCATAGACGACCTCATTCTACGCTGGCTTCCAGCCTGCGGCGTGGTGTTGCAGCGCATCTTGGCGGAGCCCGTGCAAGACATCGTCGTGTCACCGCTCATGGCCGCCTTCTACGTGAcgagcgacagcggtgaCCTCTACATGTACGACGCCTGGGATGAACGCAACGTCACGGACGGTCACCCCTGTGGCGCTGGCGGGAATGCAGACTCGTGCAACATGTATAACAAGAACCCGAGCACCGCGCCGAGTCGCCGCCTTATCCTTCCCGTTACGGAGGAGGGCCACCCGATCTTTCACCGTGTTGgccgcacgcagcagcagcagcagcagcagcaacaagagTGGTCCCTGCGTCGTGACACGCTTGAGGACCCTGATGCCGCTGACCAAGTGTACTCCAACCGCTCCTCCGCGCACTACACAGGTCCTGTGACGCCTGTGTTTCAGCGAGTCGTGGACCCGTCGAGAGGGACGTCAGGATCGCAGCTGCACGGACCTTTCCACCCTCACCATTCCTACTACAGTGAAAACATCGCAGATGTGCAGGACGGCTTCTCgggcggcgaggacgatgGTGGTGAAGAGGGAAGTGAGGCCACACAGTCGCGCCTTACCAGGGGGCCAGTGCAGGACAGCAGTCACTGTAGAAGTGGCGGTCAGGCGAAGACAGGCGCCGACAGCGTCGGGTGGACAAGGCTTCCACAGCACCTGCGCTGGCTATTACCGCATCATTGGGCGGCGCACACACCGTGGGATGCGCAGCTGGGTCGCCGAATCATACGTAACCTGCTTCGTCAGACGCACACAGCAACTCCCACTGACACCGGTGAGCTGTTCTACGAGCGCGACGCGGAGACCCCAGACGTCCCGGCAACTTTGGCGGGGGCAGGTAATGAGGGCGACCAGCCCTCGCTGACAGATGAGCAGGGAAGCCCTGGTGACGCGCATGGTCGCCGCCACGGGCATGCCGAAAGGAATGCAGCGTATGGCAATAGCAGCAGCCGGCAAgacgcctcctccagcgacgAGGATGGCAGTCATGACACCGCGGAGCGGGAGTACGCGTACACGAACGGCGCGGActacgacgacgacgacgatggcgccCGCCGTCCGCTTCCGTCGAACGTAATTTACGGGGGCGGCCGCAGCCACATCGCAAGCgaggccaccgctgcagcagcggctggggCGAAAGGAATACCAGTCTCCGTGCTAgagtgcgctgcgcacccGACGCCTGCGCGCGGGCCTCTTCAGCGTGCATACTACCCTAGCGGCACCTGTCTCGTGTACAAGAGCGTCGCCAAGGCTCTCTGCAACACCGGAGACCTCACGGATCGCCAGATGCAGAACGAGATGGGGCCCGGTGGGTCGACGCATCACCTGCTTAACATGGCCTTCTCTGGTGAACCCCAGTGGATGTcagagcagcggctgtgggaccgtgaggcggaggaagcCGGAGCATCCCAGACGTGGCATCGCAGCTCTCATCAAAGCGGTGCCGCGGCAGACTACAACGACTGCGGCGACGCGTACGACGGCGCAAcgcggcagcaacgcaaCGGCGACACCGGCCCCAACACGTTCGATAGGCCATCTGCGCCACTCACTCAGTGGTCAACAGCCGCGCTGGCTCGCCTGCTCCTGTGGAAGGACTACTTCAGCACCTCTCACCACCTCGCCGAACCAAAGGCTGAAACATGGGCACAGTGGGAGTCCGACGTCCTTGCCACCACATACCACGCGGACGTGTTGCCACTGTCGTACTCTCGCCTAGCAGGGAGCTCGAGAGAGCCGCGCTGGTCGGCGGCGGAGTTGCTCGCTGCACGTGGATACCTCGGACCTCGTGACGCGTGGCGCCACTGCGCGCCTACATCACAGCGCGGCTTGGCCGCCACGGCCCGAAATGGCCGGTACCTTTGCATTATGGCCTCTGTCGGTCCGTACCGCAAGCTGGTGAACCCGCGCGAGCCTCTGCGCGACATGCCTGGCCTCTACGCGTGCGTTGTGTTCGACGTCTATGCGggtgcagtgctgcgcgtCATCCCTGTGTGTCCGACGGAGCTCAGCGGGCTGCGCGGACGGTGCATGTGGACGTCGGAGCGGCACGAGAGCGACCCCAAGGCACCGATTTACCGCCTGCCGTGCACTgtgacggtggtgccgctgcctgccTCATCCGCAGCAAGGGCAACAGCAGGGAAGGGCACGAGTCAGTCCTCGCCGGCGAGAGCGTGCGGAGGCTCAAACGAGTTGCCAAGGGGGTTGCACTCGAGCAGAAACCTGCCGGCTGCCGCATCTTACAATGAGGGCGTCGTtggagatgaggaggacggTGAGCCGGCGGAAGTGGTCGCGCTCACGATTGGCGGCCTCGGGAATTGCGTGTATGTTTTCGACGCCCTCAGTGGCCGACGTctcgcgctggaggaggaaacgacgcgccactgcggcgaatccgctgcggctgcgtaCGAGGCGTCTGTACTGGCGGCCAAGGCGCGGACGAAAGCCGGAGGCGCGCAATCAGAGAGCGTGAGGCCAAATTTTGTCTCACCGATGCCTCACATagcggcgacgccggcggctgcgccaACTGggccgtcgtcgttgtcgttggCCTCTGTCACCGCGGCTTCTCGTACTCTCCCTGCATCGATTCGGAAGCCGGCGGACGTGCTCGCCTCCGTCGCGACGTGGGGTCGTGGCACCGGTTTCGATGGCATCACAGACAGGTCGTCCTCGACAGCATCCAGCCCAGACCCGTCACCGATGCGTGGGATGGGCGTCATTGGCGAAGAAAGTTCCATCAGTGTACAGCCAAACCATTCCACCCCCGACACAGAgacagcagtagcagcagcagccttaGCAATGCCTGAGGCGGTCGCCCAATCCGGCGCACCAGTGCCGTGGCTGCTACAGGACACTGGCCTATCGCAACTACAGGGGTGGCATTTGCGCGGCATTCTCTGGTGGGTCCACAAGCACCCTCAGCCCTCCACACTgtacggcggcggcgacgacggcggcggagcgaCAGACGAGCGCGATGCGAGTTGGAGTCTGGACAGCCCCTCGTGGGGCGAAGCAGGCGCGCCTGCAAATGGCGGTAGTGTGAGCgggaacagcagcacccgTGCCGCGGCCACACGCTTGCGAGGCACCGTGACGAACGGGGGCGCCTCCAACAACGCAGTTGCCCCGTCGTTGtcgtccacctcctccacgtcggCGGCCAGTTCTGCCTTGTCCTTCTTTTATCAAACGCTGCTCGGTGTGTCAGGTATGacgggcagcgctgcggtgcccccaccccctgcgtCGTCTGCCACGTCGGCTCAACCGCACTTCCGACAGGCGCACGCAGCCGGGTCGTCGCCCTCAGCtctcagcgcagcagcagcccgcgCGGTATATCCCTCCTATGGCCCAGCGTGgcgacagcgtcgccgtcgtctgcTCGAGCGGCTGCTACGCCACTACGACGTCGGAATGCTCTGGCAGGCGTACGTCACGCTCTTTTGTGTGTCGACAACGGCGACGAACTCACTGGCGCCACAGTCGGCGGTTTACTCGCTCGTGCAGTGGGCGCTGTCGACAGACAGAGCGGCCACAACCGCAGCTGCTTTGCTCGGACCGTCTGACAGCCACACCCGATGGATCTGGTGTTTGACTCATGCCTCCCGAGCAGATAGCAAGGGTCCCTCCGCGCCAtcgaagcagctgcgcctgaCCGGAAACACGGGGAGACGAGAGATGGTGCGCAGCCACGACCTCCAGCACagtggtgtgggtggcggAGGCACCAATGGGGGTGTGAATACCCGCAGCACCATCCCATTTGCGCAGattctccagcagcgtgaAGACTTCATggctgagctgcaggcgctggatgcgcagcagcagcaggcagcggctTCGCCAGCGCGGTCGTGTGTCAGCGATCAAGCAAAACCACTCCTCTCTTGCGTGCGTGCCCAAGCCATGGCAGAGGGTACGCTTCCTCTCGCCGCAAAGGCAcgtggcgcgcagcagcagcagcagcagcgatccgccgcagcggcagtggcccACGAGTCGTCATCCTCTGCAGCGGTCAGGCTGCCGCCCTCGCACCATCAAAACCAGCTCCATGTGGAGGTTGTCAACTGCGTAGCCACGTGGTTCGATGCGAATGGCGGCTTCTATGTTTGTTGCGGCTCGGAAGATGGCGGGCTGTACATCATGGGCGGCAACGTAACGGATTAG
- a CDS encoding hypothetical protein (TriTrypDB/GeneDB-style sysID: LpmP.18.0860) — MPPVSYPFSMAGDYLATTFADMMHAPSFRKHVWTKMQLAERRRLDALRLQALYGDAPVAVAASGGAANTTNGATAASTVDVTSEVTPPSSSQHTHPASAASSSADGMVDPPSHAAAVKGTPYASTSWSSLVASRPPAPPRWFDIAGRARYSAWEALRGRMSADVAAECFCAEFLSLVKKYPHPTLLPLIEAALSTAHELACRSRAAPPRPLAAPSASTAAAHSTSAATAPSPPPTAVLQVRALQGDPAALALLWICRAYRLPCEFTVEPLSKALGAHTTGASTRTSPAYGVKRGEAANSCPTDLATINPYLSYTMADACYPFTVSLTQPAAAAAGASQSTMATTVTTPEAAFVLLTDTFLADYSHWMGVPSGPVSAAALSPTSRLVQRGPWLDELQHITRHVRTPILALLVHQATQSKRLRRMSASAAAAERQHLLRAVAAHLHTYERWTMDRVLSRRVHQAQSVFLPLLASTAVVDCLRHEYAPDAKVVSATDAYVSSCGYTLCTHPFCADVFPLLRAPPVPVAVLHDTVQAQWPSSEGPPSEAVLQPRTGSATASYEPWALPLYLSGVPAECNTTINRLLRREANGAMRQERHQQPVRLFMCGEREAKVGHSSSNSVGGGGGLNAKTDMSSTQPQQQQQQQQCRAGYYAISASSITKEAAEAVEKLILARMFSLRTEDLNSDSDAVGSTSSVSGVPFLVLGHVFALTWALCQEQVPGFPYFMLDGNPHHCGGYSFLSEDAEKKTSAASPSRARRCFQVTLSPAPVTAVMATADPGASMLPTIVVGASAVSSASSQDGGVSLESRLRYGWKAFKDTLAMRAARLSWGRRSEDEPTGAGGGNEQNAGVNATHVLCNEAYVTGATYSATTGAVRATSRL; from the coding sequence ATGCCGCCGGTGTCTTACCCGTTTTCCATGGCGGGCGACTACCTTGCGACGACATTTGCAGACATGATGCACGCGCCATCCTTCCGCAAGCACGTGTGGACGAAgatgcagctggcggagcgACGTCGGCTGGAcgcactgcggctgcaggcACTCTACGGCGATGCTcccgtggcggtggctgcgtcTGGAGGAGCCGCCAATACTACCAATggggcaacagcagccagcACCGTGGATGTAACGAGCGAGGTAACACCGCCGAGCTCgtcacagcacacacacccagcTTCTGCTGCCTCCAGTAGCGCAGATGGCATGGTGGAtcccccctcacacgcagcggcagtgaaaGGGACCCCGTACGCGTCCACCAGCTGGAGCTCCTTGGTGGCCTCGCGGccacctgcaccgccgcggtggtTTGACATCGCCGGACGTGCCCGCTACTCCGCAtgggaggcgctgcgcggtcGGATGTCTgccgacgtcgccgccgaGTGCTTCTGTGCGGAGTTTCTCAGCCTCGTAAAGAAGTATCCGCATCCAACTTTGCTGCCCCTCATCGAGGCTGCCCTAAGCACTGCCCATGAGCTTGCCTGTCGCAGccgtgccgcgccgcctcgcccaCTGGCGGCCCCATCGGCCTctactgctgcagcgcacagcactagcgccgccaccgctccgtcgccgccgccgacggcggTACTCCAGGTACGCGCGTTGCAAGGAGACCCGGCTGCTCTAGCTCTTCTCTGGATCTGCCGCGCCTATCGACTGCCCTGTGAATTCACGGTAGAGCCGTTGTCCAAGGCTCTCGGGGCACACACGACTGGCGCTTCTACGAGAACCTCGCCAGCGTATGGTGTAAAGCGTGGCGAGGCCGCCAACAGCTGCCCCACTGATCTGGCCACCATCAACCCGTACCTGTCCTACACCATGGCGGATGCGTGCTACCCATTCACTGTATCGCTGACGCAgcctgccgcggctgccgctggggCGTCGCAATCGACAATGGCGACAACCGTCACCACTCCAGAAGCCGCATTTGTGTTGCTGACGGACACATTTCTCGCCGACTACTCGCATTGGATGGGGGTGCCCTCTGGCCCGGtaagcgcagcggcgctgtcgcccACGTCGCGCCTCGTCCAGCGAGGCCCCTGGCtggacgagctgcagcacatcacGCGCCACGTGCGGACACCGATACTGGCTCTCCTGGTGCATCAGGCTACACAGTCGAAGCGGCTACGCCGTATGAgtgcttccgctgctgcagctgagcgtCAGCATCTTCTCCGTGCTGtcgcggcgcacctgcacacctACGAGCGATGGACGATGGATCGTGTGCTATCCCGCCGCGTCCATCAGGCGCAAAGCGTTtttttgccgctgctggcctccaccgccgttgTCGACTGCCTCCGACACGAGTACGCACCAGATGCAAAGGTCGTCAGTGCGACGGACGCATACGTGTCCAGTTGCGGCTACACGCTGTGCACACACCCCTTTTGTGCTGACGTGTTCCCACTCCTGCGAGCGCCGCCCGTGCCTGTGGCGGTTCTGCACGATACCGTGCAAGCACAGTGGCCGTCGTCAGAAGGGCCGCCGAGCGAGGCGGTGTTGCAGCCGCGGACgggcagcgccactgcctcctaCGAGCCATGGGCACTCCCTCTGTATCTCTCCGGTGTTCCAGCTGAATGCAATACAACAATCAACCGGCTTCTGCGTCGTGAAGCAAACGGTGCCATGCGGCAGgagcggcatcagcagccgGTGCGCCTGTTCATGTgcggagaaagggaggcgaAGGTTggtcacagcagcagcaacagtgttggtggtggtggtggactCAACGCAAAAACTGATATGTCCTCCACACAaccgcaacaacaacagcagcagcagcagtgtcggGCCGGCTACTATGCCATCAGCGCGTCGAGTATCACGAAGGAGGCAGCCGAGGCAGTCGAGAAGCTTATACTTGCTCGCATGTTCTCCTTGCGTACGGAGGACTTGAACTCCGACTCTGACGCTGTgggcagcacgagcagcgtGAGCGGGGTGCCGTTTCTTGTCCTTGGTCATGTGTTTGCGCTGACGTGGGCGCTCTGCCAGGAGCAGGTGCCTGGCTTCCCGTACTTCATGTTGGACGGCAACCCCCATCATTGCGGCGGCTATTCGTTCCTGTCTGAGGAcgcggagaagaaaacgtCAGCAGCATCCCCCTCGCGCGCACGAAGGTGTTTTCAAGTCACGCTGTCCCCTGCACCCGTGACGGCGGTTATGGCCACCGCAGACCCCGGCGCCTCGATGTTGCCAACCATTGTCGTGGGTGCATCAGCGGTGTCCTCTGCCTCCAGCCAGGACGGTGGCGTGAGTCTGGAGTCTCGGCTCCGGTACGGCTGGAAGGCTTTCAAGGACACGCTCGCGATGAGAGCTGCGCGGCTATCTTGGGGGCGCCGCTCTGAAGATGAACCGACTGGCGCCGGCGGGGGCAACGAACAAAATGCAGGTGTGAACGCGACACACGTTCTGTGCAATGAGGCGTATGTTACCGGTGCAACTTATTCGGCGACGACTGGTGCAGTCAGGGCGACGTCGCGGCTATGA